Within Hoplias malabaricus isolate fHopMal1 chromosome 16, fHopMal1.hap1, whole genome shotgun sequence, the genomic segment cattcaccaccgtTGGAAAGAAACCCGAGTCTGTGTTCAATTTCTCTACAGTCAGCCATTTCACATCAGTACGCTCCCCatcactttgtttacatcacAAGGATTTCAGCAAAAAATCTGTGGAATCCCCCTTTAATGTTAAGCACATGTTTCTTCCTTCTCCGCTTAAAGGGACCTTTCAGAGATTGGATGTTTGGTTACCACAGCGAccatacaaataatatttaaatggaTGGTTTTCCTTTGTACTGCAGCACTGAAACACGCTGAGCTACAAAACCCCCCGCAAAGGAACCGGGCTCGAGTTGAAACAAGCTAGCGTTAGCCACATGCTTATGCTACGCTTTATGCACATTCAAACAAAACCAATACTTTAAAGCCACCTCTGCATGTGTTTGCACTCTCGAgggggtggttttaatgttatggctgatggcgTCCATTATAATGAGGCCCTCTGATGTGTTGATGTGCAATAACTGAAGCAACACACTTTGTTCATGTACCATTTTATTGGACTTATATAgaaatacttaaaaaaacatgaagTAGCACCATTACTTAAGTTTTACCTTATCATGTAGAACTTTAAatgtcagaaaaataaaactcttgatacatttttcaaatcTTGTTTCAGCAAATATAATATTAGTATCTGACCATGAGGTTAaaggccatgttttttttttccttatttatcataaaataaaatatactttgTTTTAAACTTTGCTCAATAAAGTACTTTTACGCTCAAGTAACTTCACCTACATATACATAAACAAGTGGTAAACAAACGTATTAAAATAGAAATACTAAAACTATAGTGGTGCAACAGAAGTCTGTAATAACCACTGGAATCTAATTCATACAAATTTTTTAGAAAGCATAAACGGTTTCCTTTTGTCCGACTTACtaagtttttatatatatttatatataattatatacacatttgaaggttttttgtaataatatagaataaaatatgctttatattactgaataaaaaaTATGCTGGGTGAAACGGATTTCAAAGACGtcggtttgtgtttgttgttgttgttgttgttgtagctttgtcgtttttgtttgttttgtttgtttggctgaaaCTATAAACCCATTCCTAAACTCAGTCCCAACAGAATACTGTTCAGATGCAGATTCAGGTGGTTTTCCTGGACATCCTTCTGCACACAAttgatattaaaataatacagtgttCGTCGCCCGTAAGGCcgtactaaaaataaaaagatatttGAACCCAGCTACAAAAAAAGTTCACTGaacttaaattaaaatatttgtaaacatCTTTTTGCAATACGAAATATAATCTTTCAAgtcaaaaaagaataaaatacttCAATCTGTATTAAtgttcattaatatttaaaactttCAACTCATGGATTTCATTCATATCATTGTGGTTGTTGTTTTCGTTTTTCTTGTTCTATACATGTGTTTCTGTATACGCAGGATATGTTGTGGCTGTCTCTCAGGCGAGTCCGAGTGGAGACTTTGGAGACGCTGCAGTATCTTCACCGCTGAAAGTCTATATTAATGCTGTTAAGAGTAAAAGTAAAAGCCCTAGGACTTGCACCTGCTCTGGTCACGTTACATTCTCCCCGCAGGATGCTTTTTTATACTTAACAGTCGAACCACTGACTCGTGTACCTCCGGCGAGACCACCGTCCCTTAACTTCCATTCCACGCATACGTTGTTCACCCATTCTCAACTAGAACTATAGATTACTAagctttaatatttaaaacatgcatTAGATGTTGAAAATATTTGTCCCAAGCTACAGTACGGTTATAAACATTTACACCGGAGCCCTCTAAGTCGGGTGTCCCTTTTTTTGGATACTGCAGCTTTCACGTACATGTGTATATACACATATGATAAACAcatccttattattattattatcatcattattattattattattattattattcggAGTTTCTTATAAAGCCATAGTAACAGGAGGTTGTCGTCCAAAGTTCTGGTCCTGGTTCTAGTCTTGCTTTTGTAGTCACGGGGCACGTTGTCGTCGTCATTGCTGTCGTCATTCTGTCATTGTTCTGTTCCATATGCAAATGCAGCTGTGTGCAGATGTGGCAGCCCCCTGATCTGGTGACATGTTAAAATCGGTAGGTACCAACTTCAAAGCGGCAAAAACCTGGCCGAAATATGCTATAGATTCAAGCACACGCCACGTGTATTTGTGGCATGCTCACCTCAACATTCGTGGAGCACGTGTTCCCTCCTGTCTCACTTTAAAAGACAACAAAACATGGCATGAGGCAAGGGTgcacccaaacttttgcacacagcTGTGCATATGCAtgtagtgttgttgttttttttgttgtttgtttgtttgttcttttgtttttaagaaAATATACGTATTGCCTGAGTAACTGCAGCATGGCAGACGGGGCATTCGGGTTCGTTCCTCTCGCAGATGCGGTTGGCGCACTCCATGCAGAAAAGATTATGACCACAGGGCACCAGGGCGGCGATCACCTCGCTCTCGAAGCACACGGAGCAGTCCCGACTGCCCTTGCGACTCGTCCccgaggaagaggaggaggaggaggaagaggaggaagaggcgGAGGAGTCAGAGGGCACCAGGCCTGAAATGCCGTTGGTTGAATATCCAGGGAAGGTCAGGGATCCTCCGCCGGGGTCGCTCCGGACCCTTCGGGCTAACGGGTGCTCGCCAGCCCCGCCCACACTGTGAAGGGGCGGGGACAGCCTTGGCTGTGCACAGCTGACCCCGTTTGCCCTCCTGTGGTTGGTCAGCAGACCGTTGGCATTGGCGGTGGAAGCATTGGCAGGGAAGATGGAGGAAGAGGTGGTGTTGGCGCGCTCGTATTGGGACCACATTAAGCCAGGGGGCGCTGGAGTGGGGTCGAATCCAGGTGAAGCGTCGAAGGAGATGTCACCGCAGTCTGGTGAAATGACGTCGCCGCTGTAGACAAAGCCATTGCCATTGACGACGTTGACGTtcaggttgttgttgttgttgttgccgTTGCTGGAGGCGGTGTAGCTGAGGGCGGGGCTTGGGGGGCTGTAGTCTGGCAGCCGCGAGCTGCCGTTGGTGCCGAAGTAGGAGTCGGTGGAGGCGCTGCCCAGCGAGCTGGAGCTGTCGTTTCTGTAGTTGGAGAAGGGTTTGCGGCCTGAATTTGTCGATCCCTGCTTGTTGTTCCAGAGTCCGGCGTGGTGACCGTGCAGATCAAAGCCCACGTCGGTCCCGTTGGCGTGAAAGTCGTTCTCGTCTGTGCTGAACTCGATCAGGCCACCCGTTCTCATTGCAATGTGTGCTTCGATCTCTTCCCGGGCACGGTCCACGTTTTCTGGCATCCCTGTGACCTCAAAGACAGGCTCTTTGTCTCGGCTGGGTGTGACAATGTAAGTGTGCGTCTGCTGCTGGATGCGTTTGATGGTGGCTCCTTTGGGGCCGACCACCAGCCCCACCACTCTGTAGGGCACCCGCACCTGAATGGTGGTCTGTCCAGGAAGGTTAGGCGGACCTGGCACAGGGGTACTTCCGTTCAAGCTGCTGTTTTTGTTCCTCGAGGCACGGATCATGGAGAAATGCTCAGCTGCAGAGATGATTTCCCTCCGAGCCATGGCTACGTCCTCTCTCCTGCCTGTCACAACAAAGACCGGCTCCTCCCCTCGCACCGGAGTCTTGATGTAGGTGTTGGTCTTAGCTCgcagggcttttattttgcagCCTGTGTTGAGAAAGAATGGAGGGGAAAAGATCAACCCAAAGAGGACAAAACAAAAGAGCTAAACGTGGTGCAGGATGGAACAAACAGGCAgacaacagcaaaacaaaaagcATTGCCTCTGGCTCAAGCAAACGGTTGCCGGAGTGTGCCCTTAAAACCAGATCTAGGGTAGGAACAACATTTCAGGTCTTTTTCGCACAGCATAAATTCAAACCACATGCTCAGCTACATGACATAAAGCAGTCCAGGTCAAAAATAGCacgggaggaggaggaggaggaggaggacgaggagagggaggaggaggcaAAAAAGACACGGATGCAGAATTCTGGATTTTCCTGCTTAGCCAATCTGAAACAGCGTCTGAAACAAAGCAAAGGAGGGAACGTCCTTTGTCCATGGATCGGCCAACTTGAGATGATGGCACATCCTCGCTGCTTCACCCTGCATCTTATAGAGCAATGTAAACAAAGCCAGACTGCACCAAGAGCCCTATTGTCTGACAGCTCCCTTTTGGACGGAGGCAGGCTCTAAAGTGGGCCAACAATGATATAACACAAGGGAGTGGGGGGGCCTTATGATAACCCTGCCCTGCCCTCGCTGATGAACAACAGTCTTAGGACCCCAGTTGAGTTAAGGTTTAGGAACGGCGTCTAATACGTGATCAGTATTTGAAGTTTGCTTCCTGTCTTGCTTTCACTGTGTGATTCTACTGGTGACTGTTTCTAGATGCATTTGCCAGACTGTCCATGACCAGGGGCTGTCTCTGTTGGGAAAGGGGTCTTGGTTAAAGATTAACAAGCCCTTGTTCCCAGTTAGGAAGCAGAAAACGTTAGGCTTGCCCTAATGGTCCACATGGCAGGGTTGTCCGCTGTTGCCTTCTCTGTTTGTAGCCCCCCTTCCGGACAAAGCAGTTTAGGGTAGCTTCTGAGAAAATAGGCTACTGTGTCTGGTGAATATGAGCCAGCAGTTTGTGCACGCATGGCGCCTGGCCCACAAAGAGaagggaggaagggagggaagaaggagaagaaggagaagaacgagtgagagggagggagggaggggtgtgCTGGAAAGGGGAAAGGAACAAGCGAGTGCTTTAAACAAAGACAAAGCCCTGACTGAGGCTTACCTTGCCTGCCCACGATCTCGGCCACATGCTCGGAGCTAGGAACCGGGACGCACTCTGTCATGTTGACGCTCTTTTTCCTCGGCTCGTTGTCGTAGCCACCGGACTCGTCGTTGTCCAGGCCCAGCAGGGACAGCTGATCCAGGGCTATCTGCAGGGCTCTCTGATCGTCCAGAGCTTCGCTCTGCTGGCCGCTGCGCTCCATGTCTGCGAACAGCGAGCTGGGCATCTCGGCCGATTCGGCTCGCTCTTCCGGCACAAAGGACGAACGGGAAGGAAGGCAGCAAGCAGGCTAGCAGGCAGAGCAGAAAAACAGCAGGGCTGGGATTGAGCACAGGGgtagtgggtgggtgggtggggaaGGAAAGgggggaaagagggagaggagaaagagaagaacgAGAGGGAAGGCACTGGGTCAGTCTCGCAAGCCTGATCCTGGtgcagaacaacaacaacaacaaccgcaaaaaaaaaaatgcaatccTTCCTGTCCCAGTCCCAgctggaaggaaaaaaaaacaagcaacacacagagagagggtcCGGCTGGAGGGGGGGAAATCAGTGCAAATCCAGCGGAAAAGTCCCTCCGAAGTAGCTGCGCGTCAGGAATGCCGGCGTTTGGTTCTATTCCTGATATTTTGTCCCTGTTCAGAAGGAGCCCCTCCCTGCTCtccttgctctttctctctctccctgctctctctctctctctctcagctcctttCTGTTTGCTGTCTGAGCTGCTGCAGACAGACACTGCCAGCAAGGGGGTGAGATATGGGCCGATGACGTCACCGGGAGGGACTGGGAGGAAGGAGTGGGTGTGGTTTTGCTGCACTGTGTTTGCATACGCTCACCTGATTGGATGGGACTTGATTCTGGTCCTGccccttctccctctccctcctccttccTTTGTTCCCATCAAAACATCAGGTTTTTTAGAGAagacatatataaaataatactttaCACATGAAAAAAAGTAGATCTAAAGTCGTATGGCACGTGGACGGAGAAGATCTCAATCGCAGTGTGTGACATTTCTACTTTAATACTTCaatgtttagtgtttgttaaactttctttgttctttgtccatttcttttttataaTCAAATGTGATGATATAACAGCCCCCCCACCCTCCTGGGCTAGCACAGTCTTAAACAATGACTCCGGAAGATCTTATAAGATAATTAATCAAATCTGTGAGATCTGAGTACTTCTGTAGGACTCTGAGTGTCAATCCCAGCACATAGTTTTGTGGTAATGTCTAACTTTtactaacatgtgtttaaaaaaataagtagcTACATTAATTTTCCGGCCATTCTCAAGATCCCGGGATCTGTAGAAACCTGTCAATTTCAAGCACATGCTGTTTATGAGATTATGTAACATCTAAACcgactgtaaacactgtatatcCTTCACCTCATAGATGCCGAACAGTGCTCAGCCATTGTTTGTTTAGTCTGACCATCGTTACTCAAAGTTACCCAAAGGTGACCCCAAGAAAAGCCCCAAGCAATTCCAGCACTGACCTCTGTGTTTAGCTGAGCTCTACTGTAGCGCCGTCCCCTCGTGAATGGCCGTGTAATGCATATCTATTCAGGTCAATTGATTTTGATGTGCCCTTTCTACGTGACATAAAGATCTGTTAGAGCAGGCTGTTGACCTGTTGACCTGTGAAAAGGACTGTTTTGAAGTCTGAATGTTTGTTTGCTGGACTGCCGTAGGGGGAAAGAGCCAGGATTAAGATTCTGGCTATTTTTATTTGCTTGTGGGGAAATGAAGCCCAGAAATAATCTTGGCTTTGCTGCTGGACGGACTTTATTGCAAGTAACTTACTATTATTGCGCTGAAATCTGGACGAGGAACGGCATGCCCAGACATGCTCTTTGTCCTGAGTTTAGCAAgtgtgctgctctctctctctcactctctctctctgtctgtgtgattCTGGATCTCTGGGCCCTGCCGTTCTTATACAATCATACAAGAACCCACTCTTACACCATGTACCCATCTCAGACTCGGTGCAGACCTTGGCCTAATGGCTTTTCATTTATGTTCCTCCACTTTTAAAGCATCTTTCAAAGAGCTAAAGGCTAACTGCTGTAATCAAACACGTCTGCTTTCCTCTGGATGTTAGTGTGTTAACACCACAGCCTTGGACACGAGTCGAAAGGGCTGGAATCTACGGGAGCCTATAGTAGAGTTATGAAAAAGAGAGGTCTTGGATGTTTAGACCAAGCCAGGGACACTGACGTTTTGCAAAGGTGTGTTTACGGTTCGTATTCTGAgctgcccccccacccccccagtTGGAGCGAGGTTTGTACAGACTCTGATCTACTACGTTTAAATTTAAGGACAAAAACAACACCTCCACAGGAGTGACCTAAACCTTGGCCAGTGATTAGACCCTGCGTCCAATCAATACGTCATTCGGTTCCACAAGCAGGCTATTGAACAATTAGATATCAACAATGCAGCTCAGGCGACCCTGCCGTTGAAGGTTGGAGCTGAAAGTCTCCCTGTGGGCCTTGCATCTAGACGCAAATGCAGCTATTGTGGGTCCAGATGGAGGATGGGCTTTTGGCTTTGGTTTGtgggggtggaggaggtggtgggggTCGGCGGGGGgttggtggaggaggtggtggtggagggttGAGCTTCTTCTTACACAAAGAAAATTTCCAACCAATTCAGGAGCATTGAGACGAGAAGCAGTTGCTTTGTCACCTCCAACGCGGGGGAACAATGGCTATGCTAATGCCAACTGCCCCCAAACCTGAGAAGCTTCTCTTATTTAATGTTCACCCCCCTTTGCTTTTCTTTGCATTTTCTTGTCTTTTCTTTTActtcaccccccacccccacccacacacacacacacaccaccaccgccacctctcGGCTTTCTTATTTTTACGTTGGCACTGGGGGAACATCTGGAGGGGCATTGTGCAAACGCCACACATTTGAGATTTGATTATCTCTGCACTTAAATATTACACACCCACTTCTCACTGAAGGTTCTCTGGCATCTTCAATATTTATAGGGCATCCACATATTCACCACCAGTTACAGAGCAGTGGATAATGAttacaattaattattatttcataaaGAAGCATTGCAGCTGATCTTCGctgatattaaaaataaataaaaataaaaacctctaATGAAGAAAGTAGTGTCACTTTCTTGTTCCCACCACATAATACTGATGTAATTTAATCTCCTGTTTATGTCATAAACCCACAATCCATgcaagtgttttaaaatatcaccttacacacacacacacacacacacacacacatatttagcaATTAATGGAATTCACAAGCTGTGGAAAACAAAGAgagtcagtcacacacagatactctctctcacacacactgccacgtTAATTACCGACATAACAACGCTGTAAGACAGTAATAACCTGCTGCCTGTAGATTATGAATGTATAATTTCATGAGGCCTTTGTCTGATAATTTAAAaccattatacatttattttttggctTTGAAAATAATCAGATAAAACACTTTACAAAGTCAGGTTTGTTTGATGGTGCTGTAAATTAGTTCTGTTTTTGGATGTGGTTTGGATGTATTTTTGtaatgacacacacattcacacacacacacacacacacacacacacacacatgcacacagacacacacacacacacacacacacgcacacagacacacatatagacacacacacacagacacacacacatacacacacacagacacacattcacacacacacattcacacacattcacacacacgcgcgtgcgcacacacacagacacacacacagacacacacacacactttcacacacacagacacacacatacacagacacacacacacacacacacacacacacaaacagacaaacacagacacacacacagacacacacacacacattcacacacacacgcgcgcacacacacacagacacacacatacacacacacacacacagacacacacacacacagacacacaaacacacagacaaacacaaacacacacacacagagtggagGAGAGCGAGGGTTTATCTCAGAaccaacattttatttttccttcagCAGCGATTAAGTGCTTtgtcctttcttttctttcttttctttcttatcttttcttttcctttcctttcttttctctgctctgcttttgatggatggtggtgatgatgcaGCATTTTACGAGGACACATTATTCTTGTTACAATCCCTTTAAACTtgctctctgtgtttaaaggAGGGGAGGCCGGGGGAAAgggatgatgctgatgatgatgatgatgaggagaaggaggaggaggaggatgatgaaGGGCATTATTGAAGTGTGTTGGGGGGAGTGTGCTGAGGTTTCTCTGATGGTGCTCATTGGTGAAGTTAGAGGCCACTTTCTACAggaagatttattttatttcaccgCTTTTATGTAAATTCCAGAGAGAGTCAGGAATGAGGAAAACTCACACCGTGGCAGGAACCGTATCTTTGGTTCTCTCAGTGAATAAAGAAAAGCAGAGGGacaggcactgctgtgtctgatccactcgtacaaactccacacacaccaccacgtccCTGTGAGTGcggctgaggatgatccaccgcCCGGCATAAGGCTGAGGCTGATTGGTGGATGTTAATATGAGTTTAGCTCAGGTGCAGTAGGGAGACGGGGGTCAGACGAGGAGAGCATAGTCTCGGGCCGCTCTCGGGCCGAGATACGGTCAGCTAAAGTCCAGGAGGATGATCTCGAACCCGCTCGGCCCGTCTCTCCGTCTGTTTTTCCAGGCCGTGGCCGGGCGGCTGGACTGTAACTGATACTCGCTGTTTGGCATTAGGAGCTAACCAGCTGCTTAGCCGCGATTAGCC encodes:
- the mex3b gene encoding RNA-binding protein MEX3B, with translation MPSSLFADMERSGQQSEALDDQRALQIALDQLSLLGLDNDESGGYDNEPRKKSVNMTECVPVPSSEHVAEIVGRQGCKIKALRAKTNTYIKTPVRGEEPVFVVTGRREDVAMARREIISAAEHFSMIRASRNKNSSLNGSTPVPGPPNLPGQTTIQVRVPYRVVGLVVGPKGATIKRIQQQTHTYIVTPSRDKEPVFEVTGMPENVDRAREEIEAHIAMRTGGLIEFSTDENDFHANGTDVGFDLHGHHAGLWNNKQGSTNSGRKPFSNYRNDSSSSLGSASTDSYFGTNGSSRLPDYSPPSPALSYTASSNGNNNNNNLNVNVVNGNGFVYSGDVISPDCGDISFDASPGFDPTPAPPGLMWSQYERANTTSSSIFPANASTANANGLLTNHRRANGVSCAQPRLSPPLHSVGGAGEHPLARRVRSDPGGGSLTFPGYSTNGISGLVPSDSSASSSSSSSSSSSSGTSRKGSRDCSVCFESEVIAALVPCGHNLFCMECANRICERNEPECPVCHAAVTQAIRIFS